In Candidatus Pelagibacter sp. HIMB1321, a single genomic region encodes these proteins:
- a CDS encoding bifunctional enoyl-CoA hydratase/phosphate acetyltransferase, whose product MLSNKEIVCPNNLLYFAHKKKGVKVAVVNAGKPLPMLSVQDAVNENLIEPIFIGDRNEINKCAQDLKWDISNFEIIHEPVENNTAAIAAKLASEGKVKIIVKGHIHTDILMKEVLKREYDLLGKTRLSHIWHMTVGKNDKPLIITDGALNVLPNVKTKMHILKNVINFSKRIEIERPKIALLSATEEVLESVPSSKDAAEITKLAKEENLDANVFGPLAFDNCVSKKSAAIKGIKNEVAGIADVLLVPSVETGNSLVKMMIYFCGACAAGVVVGGKVPVVITSRSDEAQARLASIAAAVVALD is encoded by the coding sequence ATGCTTTCAAACAAAGAAATAGTTTGTCCTAATAACTTGTTATATTTTGCTCATAAAAAAAAAGGAGTAAAAGTTGCTGTGGTTAATGCTGGAAAGCCATTACCAATGCTTTCTGTTCAAGATGCAGTTAATGAAAATTTAATAGAACCAATATTTATTGGAGATAGGAACGAAATTAATAAGTGTGCTCAAGATTTAAAATGGGATATTTCTAATTTTGAAATTATTCATGAGCCTGTTGAAAATAATACAGCTGCAATTGCTGCAAAATTAGCATCGGAGGGAAAAGTTAAAATTATAGTTAAAGGACATATTCATACTGACATATTGATGAAAGAAGTTCTTAAAAGAGAATATGATTTATTAGGTAAAACTAGATTAAGTCATATTTGGCATATGACAGTTGGTAAAAATGACAAACCCTTAATTATCACGGATGGTGCACTTAATGTTTTACCAAATGTAAAAACCAAAATGCATATTTTAAAAAACGTAATTAATTTTTCAAAACGAATTGAAATTGAAAGACCAAAAATTGCCTTATTATCTGCTACGGAAGAGGTATTGGAAAGTGTGCCAAGCTCAAAAGATGCAGCAGAGATTACTAAACTTGCAAAGGAAGAAAATTTAGATGCTAATGTTTTTGGCCCTTTAGCATTTGATAACTGTGTTTCAAAAAAATCAGCTGCAATAAAAGGAATTAAAAATGAAGTTGCGGGTATTGCAGATGTTTTACTCGTTCCAAGTGTCGAAACAGGAAATAGCTTAGTAAAAATGATGATTTATTTCTGTGGTGCTTGTGCTGCTGGAGTTGTGGTTGGTGGTAAAGTTCCAGTGGTTATTACAAGTCGATCGGATGAAGCTCAAGCAAGACTTGCATCTATTGCAGCGGCAGTTGTTGCTTTAGATTAA
- a CDS encoding Ldh family oxidoreductase, with the protein MEKDNLKTPQLKKLIIKIFKKHGLSQSHAAISAEALINAELVGAYGHGLSRLKMYCDRISKKVINAKPKIKIKKISQSISHIDANNSIGFVAADVGIKKAIDNAKKTGIGLVAVKNSGHYGLSGYYAEQAVKKNLITMIYTNAPPAVAPHGALKSLFGTNPICFGTPTGSKIPFILDTSISMINRGKIRVAARNNQKIPEGVALDKFGNPTVDAKKALAGVQLPIAGFRGSGLAWMVDILSGTLTGGNHAGKVKDPFDDFSGPQNIGHLFITFRANLFQKNYNQRIKENIRTIKRLPKIKGVKEIMYPGQNKFKRFKENSKKEINIPEIIKKDLETLLN; encoded by the coding sequence GTGGAAAAGGATAATTTGAAAACTCCTCAATTAAAAAAATTGATTATTAAAATTTTTAAAAAACATGGCTTAAGTCAAAGTCATGCAGCAATATCTGCTGAGGCATTGATAAATGCTGAACTTGTTGGTGCTTATGGGCACGGATTATCAAGACTAAAAATGTATTGTGATCGAATAAGCAAAAAAGTAATTAATGCAAAACCAAAAATAAAAATAAAAAAGATTTCCCAATCAATTTCTCATATTGATGCAAATAATAGTATTGGTTTTGTTGCAGCAGATGTCGGTATTAAAAAAGCAATCGATAATGCAAAAAAAACTGGAATTGGTTTAGTTGCTGTAAAAAATAGTGGGCATTATGGTTTATCAGGTTATTACGCAGAGCAAGCTGTTAAAAAAAATTTAATCACGATGATTTATACAAATGCACCTCCTGCTGTGGCACCCCATGGAGCATTGAAAAGTTTGTTTGGAACAAATCCAATATGTTTTGGAACACCCACAGGATCTAAAATTCCATTTATTTTAGATACATCGATATCAATGATTAACAGGGGTAAAATAAGAGTTGCTGCAAGAAATAATCAAAAAATTCCAGAGGGAGTTGCTTTAGATAAATTTGGAAATCCTACAGTTGATGCAAAGAAAGCTTTAGCTGGTGTCCAGTTACCTATTGCAGGTTTTAGAGGATCTGGTCTTGCTTGGATGGTTGATATTTTGAGTGGAACTTTAACTGGCGGAAATCATGCTGGAAAAGTTAAAGATCCATTTGATGATTTTTCAGGACCACAAAATATTGGACATTTATTTATTACCTTTAGGGCAAATTTATTTCAAAAAAATTATAACCAAAGAATAAAAGAAAACATTAGAACAATTAAAAGATTGCCTAAAATAAAAGGTGTAAAAGAAATTATGTATCCCGGTCAAAACAAATTCAAAAGATTTAAAGAGAATTCAAAAAAAGAGATCAATATTCCAGAAATCATAAAAAAAGATCTGGAAACGCTACTAAATTAG